From Cygnus atratus isolate AKBS03 ecotype Queensland, Australia chromosome 1, CAtr_DNAZoo_HiC_assembly, whole genome shotgun sequence, the proteins below share one genomic window:
- the TMCC3 gene encoding transmembrane and coiled-coil domain protein 3 isoform X1 codes for MVERHDMNTLSLPLNIRRGGSDTNLNFDVPDGVLEFHKVKLSADSLKQKILKVTEQIKVEQTARDGNVAEYLKLVNSADKQQAGRIKQVFEKKNQKSAHSIAQLQKKLEQYHKKLKDIEQNGSSKSTKDTSKDSLKDIQHGKPRTSGHGPESSKSGVPGVSLTPPVFVFSKSREFANLIRNKFGSADNIAHLKNTLDEFRPESSSRTYGGSATIVAKPKYVSDDECSSGTSGSADSNGNTSFGPAVAGSLDSQGKLSMILEELREIKETQSQLADDIENLKTQFKRDYGFISQMLQEERYRYERLEDQLNDLTDLHQHETANLKQELASIEEKVAYQAYERSRDVQEALESCQTRVSKLELHQQEQQAQQSETVNAKVLLGKCINVILAFMTVILVCVSTIAKFIAPMMKSRFHIICTFFAVTLLAIFCKNWDHIICAIERMIIPR; via the exons GTGGAAAGACATGACATGAATACTCTCAGTTTGCCACTTAACATTCGCCGCGGAGGCTCTGACACCAATCTCAACTTTGATGTACCAGATGGGGTCCTAGAGTTTCACAAAGTCAAACTCAGTGCAGATagcttgaaacagaaaatcctcAAGGTTACTGAACAAATCAAAGTTGAACAAACAGCTCGAGATGGAAATGTGGCTGAGTATTTGAAACTGGTAAACAGTGCAGACAAGCAACAGGCTGGGCGCATCAAACAAGTCTTTGAGAAAAAGAACCAGAAATCCGCCCACTCCAttgctcagctgcagaagaaattagAACAGTATCACAAAAAATTGAAGGATATTGAACAAAATGGATCTTCCAAAAGCACTAAGGATACTTCCAAAGATAGCTTGAAGGATATTCAGCATGGAAAGCCTCGTACCTCCGGGCATGGACCAGAGAGCAGCAAGTCGGGTGTGCCGGGTGTATCCTTGACACCACCGgtctttgttttcagcaagtCGAGAGAGTTTGCAAATCTGATCCGAAACAAATTTGGTAGTGCAGACAACATTGCTCATCTCAAAAACACCCTGGATGAATTTCGGCCAGAATCGAGTTCTAGAACCTATGGGGGCAGTGCCACCATTGTTGCCAAACCCAAATACGTTAGCGATGATGAATGCTCAAGTGGGACCTCTGGCTCAGCAGACAGTAATGGGAACACTTCATTTGGTCCTGCTGTGGCAGGCTCCCTGGACAGCCAAGGAAAGCTCTCCATGATTTTGGAGGAACTAAGGGAAATCAAGGAAACACAGTCCCAATTAGCTGATGATATCgagaatttaaaaacacaatttaaaagaGACTATGGCTTTATTTCTCAAATGTTGCAGGAGGAAAGATatag ataCGAAAGATTGGAAGACCAGTTAAATGACCTCACTGATCTTCATCAACATGAGACAGCAAACTTGAAACAAGAGCTAGCCAGCATAGAGGAAAAAGTGGCGTATCAAGCATATGAGCGATCACGAGATGTTCAG GAAGCCTTGGAATCGTGCCAGACCCGTGTTTCGAAGCTGGAGCTTCATCAGCAAGAACAGCAGGCACAGCAATCCGAAACAGTTAATGCCAAAGTGCTCCTGGGGAAATGTATAAATGTTATCTTGGCCTTCATGACTGTCATCTTAGTGTGTGTTTCTACTATTGCAAAGTTCATTGCTCCTATGATGAAGAGCCGTTTTCATATCATCTGCACTTTTTTCGCAGTGACGCTGCTGGCAATATTTTGTAAAAACTGGGATCATATCATTTGCGCCATAGAAAGGATGATTATACCAAGATGA
- the TMCC3 gene encoding transmembrane and coiled-coil domain protein 3 isoform X2 → MNTLSLPLNIRRGGSDTNLNFDVPDGVLEFHKVKLSADSLKQKILKVTEQIKVEQTARDGNVAEYLKLVNSADKQQAGRIKQVFEKKNQKSAHSIAQLQKKLEQYHKKLKDIEQNGSSKSTKDTSKDSLKDIQHGKPRTSGHGPESSKSGVPGVSLTPPVFVFSKSREFANLIRNKFGSADNIAHLKNTLDEFRPESSSRTYGGSATIVAKPKYVSDDECSSGTSGSADSNGNTSFGPAVAGSLDSQGKLSMILEELREIKETQSQLADDIENLKTQFKRDYGFISQMLQEERYRYERLEDQLNDLTDLHQHETANLKQELASIEEKVAYQAYERSRDVQEALESCQTRVSKLELHQQEQQAQQSETVNAKVLLGKCINVILAFMTVILVCVSTIAKFIAPMMKSRFHIICTFFAVTLLAIFCKNWDHIICAIERMIIPR, encoded by the exons ATGAATACTCTCAGTTTGCCACTTAACATTCGCCGCGGAGGCTCTGACACCAATCTCAACTTTGATGTACCAGATGGGGTCCTAGAGTTTCACAAAGTCAAACTCAGTGCAGATagcttgaaacagaaaatcctcAAGGTTACTGAACAAATCAAAGTTGAACAAACAGCTCGAGATGGAAATGTGGCTGAGTATTTGAAACTGGTAAACAGTGCAGACAAGCAACAGGCTGGGCGCATCAAACAAGTCTTTGAGAAAAAGAACCAGAAATCCGCCCACTCCAttgctcagctgcagaagaaattagAACAGTATCACAAAAAATTGAAGGATATTGAACAAAATGGATCTTCCAAAAGCACTAAGGATACTTCCAAAGATAGCTTGAAGGATATTCAGCATGGAAAGCCTCGTACCTCCGGGCATGGACCAGAGAGCAGCAAGTCGGGTGTGCCGGGTGTATCCTTGACACCACCGgtctttgttttcagcaagtCGAGAGAGTTTGCAAATCTGATCCGAAACAAATTTGGTAGTGCAGACAACATTGCTCATCTCAAAAACACCCTGGATGAATTTCGGCCAGAATCGAGTTCTAGAACCTATGGGGGCAGTGCCACCATTGTTGCCAAACCCAAATACGTTAGCGATGATGAATGCTCAAGTGGGACCTCTGGCTCAGCAGACAGTAATGGGAACACTTCATTTGGTCCTGCTGTGGCAGGCTCCCTGGACAGCCAAGGAAAGCTCTCCATGATTTTGGAGGAACTAAGGGAAATCAAGGAAACACAGTCCCAATTAGCTGATGATATCgagaatttaaaaacacaatttaaaagaGACTATGGCTTTATTTCTCAAATGTTGCAGGAGGAAAGATatag ataCGAAAGATTGGAAGACCAGTTAAATGACCTCACTGATCTTCATCAACATGAGACAGCAAACTTGAAACAAGAGCTAGCCAGCATAGAGGAAAAAGTGGCGTATCAAGCATATGAGCGATCACGAGATGTTCAG GAAGCCTTGGAATCGTGCCAGACCCGTGTTTCGAAGCTGGAGCTTCATCAGCAAGAACAGCAGGCACAGCAATCCGAAACAGTTAATGCCAAAGTGCTCCTGGGGAAATGTATAAATGTTATCTTGGCCTTCATGACTGTCATCTTAGTGTGTGTTTCTACTATTGCAAAGTTCATTGCTCCTATGATGAAGAGCCGTTTTCATATCATCTGCACTTTTTTCGCAGTGACGCTGCTGGCAATATTTTGTAAAAACTGGGATCATATCATTTGCGCCATAGAAAGGATGATTATACCAAGATGA